The following are encoded together in the Geobacter sulfurreducens PCA genome:
- a CDS encoding macro domain-containing protein, which yields MNETPGNIWDHLGTAIICITTNGHLTKKGEAVLGRGCARQARERFPDLPARLGAVLSEGGNHVHVIGEGLVSFPVEESPWANPDLRLIRRSAEELRALADREGWTRVIVPRPGCGGGGLAWQDVRPLLADILDDRFTVITAP from the coding sequence ATGAACGAAACACCCGGCAACATCTGGGACCACCTCGGTACCGCAATCATCTGCATCACCACCAACGGCCACCTGACAAAGAAGGGGGAGGCCGTTCTGGGGCGCGGCTGCGCCCGGCAGGCCCGGGAGCGGTTCCCTGATCTGCCGGCCCGGCTCGGTGCAGTGCTGTCCGAAGGGGGAAACCATGTCCACGTCATCGGCGAGGGCCTTGTCAGCTTTCCCGTGGAGGAAAGCCCTTGGGCAAATCCGGACCTGCGCCTCATCCGGCGCTCCGCCGAGGAGCTGCGGGCGCTTGCCGACCGGGAAGGGTGGACCCGCGTCATTGTCCCCCGTCCCGGCTGCGGCGGTGGCGGTCTGGCGTGGCAGGATGTGCGGCCGCTCCTGGCGGATATCCTTGACGACCGGTTTACGGTGATCACTGCCCCTTGA